The genomic region caaattaacCCTCCTTTCGATGCAGACAATGTAGAATGTACTTTATACGTACCAATTTCTTCACCCGAGGACCAACCATCTTCCTGGAAGGCGGCCAATACCGCCACGTAGAACATGACCGTCACGAAGAACGTCATAAAGTCCCACACGAACGACACGAGCCAGTACAGGAGCACGTTCGCGCCGCTAACAAACTGCAGCAGCTTGGAGCGGCTGACCCGCTCCTTGATGTAGAACATGATGTACAGGGCGGCCACGAATGCCATCGCAAAGCCGGTATTGAACGCCAGCTGGAAGCCCATATTGTTGCCGGCTTGAAGCTGGGTGAACTGGAATGGCAAGGGAATCGAATGTTAGGACGTCCAAAGAATGGGTTTCGTTACCGTGCGGCTTACCCTCGTCTCGGGACGGAACGGAAGCGGGTGGTTGGTGAGCAGAATAGAACACTGAGCGCAAACCGAACGCAACATGGCATTGTAGAACGTATTCATCGCCAGCGGGGCGGAGTGGAATCCTTGTGCGTTGAACCAGATGGTATGGTTCGTCGGAGTGATCGATGCACCGACCATGAACTCGTTGTTCACCTGAGGAAGATTCTGGTCGTAACGGTGGAGGATGTAGTCCACCATCGGTTCCGTGATGGTGATGAGCGAGCGGGACGAGTCGGCCCCTTCGAACAGCTGCTGGTACGCCTGTATCACACTGGTCTGAACGGTGGAGGTTCCCTCCAGGACGGTCACGGTCGTATCGTAACTGTCGAACCCGATCGGAAGCGGTGGGAGGGCGAGCGAGTCGGGAAAGGAACGCACGATCACGACCGTCATGATGACGAAGAAGATCGGAATAAAGATCTGCACCAACATCGCTATCCAGCTCCGTTTGGTGGCGATCGCTTTCTTGAGCAGCATGGCTTGGAGTTGATTAGCGAGCAGTGGATAACCCGTTAGGAGCTTGTACTGATCCGGTTGGTCCAGCGTAAGGGTCACGGTGGAACCATTCGAGGGCTCCAGTGCGTACGGTTGCGCTGGAATATCTTCGTGCGGTTTCTTGTCCAGAGCGTACGAATCACTTCCCACTCGAAGGAACACCTCCTCGAGTGTGGTCAACGAAATACCGTAGCTAGTGATGCCAAGGGACGCGGAATGGTTCTCCAAGTTCTGTAGAAGAGGCTGAAACAAGGCCGTATAGCTATCGTCCAGTACGTACGACAACTCCGTACCAATGTCCGTGTCCTCCACTATGTTGGGAATGTGTTGCCTCATCAGTGATGTCACGCGTGCCGTCTCACAACCATCGTCCTTCACGCAGATCAGCCGGTATCCAACGCCGAACCGTTTCTTCAAGAAGAACGACGACCCGGCCGCCTTTAACTCTCCATCGGCCATGATTGCAATCCGATCACCGAGGATATCCGCTTCGTCCATGAAGTGTGTCGAGAGTAGAATGGTACGTCCCTTTTTCTCCTGAATCAGTAGATCCCACAGGGCACGCCTTGCCGTTGGATCCATTCCGGACGTTGGTTCATCACAAAACACCACCTTCGAACCACCACAAAGTGCCACTCCGACGGCCAGCTTACGCTTCATCCCGCCGGAAAGTGTGTGGCTCTGGGCGTGCCGCTTGTCCTCCAGCTGCAACACCGACACGTAGTGGTCAATCTCCTTCGGGATGTCTTTCCTTTCGACACCTTTGAGCCGCGCAAAGAACCGTATGTGTTCCGCAACCGTCATCTCGTTGAACAGCACGTTGTGCTGTGGGCAAAGGCCGAGCGACTTCCGCGCCCCCTCAATGTTTGTCCGAATGTCGCAGTCGTTGATCAGTGCGGTACCGCCCGTCGGTGAGAACACTCCGGTCAGCATCGACATGGTGGTCGTTTTACCGGCCCCATTGTGCCCGAGCAGTACCGTGATCTGATCCTCAAACATGCTCAAATGTAGTCCCTTGACGGCCACCTTCGTCTTGTTGAACACCTTCTGGAGGCCTTTGATGCGAATGCCCGCATGTTTGCCCACCGGTTCCGGTTCGATGTTGTTCGTCTCGGAGTCCGGTGCCTGCCCATCGGCTGGGTCGTCATTCGGGACCACCTTGTTGGTCCAGAACTTCTTCGTCACCGGAAAGTACCACGGTTCTGCTACGCCGTACTCACCCGGGAACACCTTCTCGACGTAGAGCGCAATCACCAGATAGATGACGGCATCggtcagcatcatcatcatcgtcgcacCGACACTCAGATCGTCATCCACCGTCACCGGGTCGAACATGTTGGACCACTGCAGCCCATTGGTCGTACCTTCGTGGCGCATGATCAGCATGAGCCCGAACGACATGCCCGAGTTGTGGAACAGGCAGAGGGCCAACTTGGCCGACAGCGACATCGTGTCGTAGTTCGAAAACGCAATGTTGTACGGCATCACAAACACGAACCACAGCAACCCGGCGATGCCCGACGCCGTGTTTGCCTTCGAGAAGAACGTGCTTACCATGAAGCAGAACATGATCGTTGCGAGGCTGTACACGAACAGGTAGAACCAGATGGCGAACCAGTCCGAGAACGTAAAGATGGCCAGGTCGGTGTTACTCGTAATGCTAACGCACAGCATCACCGTGATGATCGAGATGGAGATCAGCAGCAGGGCGATACACTTGACGAACCATGCTGTCCAGTGCAGCCAGCTCGAAAGGCCCATGATCTTCATGGCCTCCTTCagctgtttttccttctccaccGTTATGTACTTGACCGTGTTGATGGCAGTATAGAAGAACGCGATCACAATGATCAGTGGCAACAAATTTTCTAGTCCTGTGAGTAAAACATCACTGTAGAACGGTGGATACGGATATCGCtgtaaaggaaaaaagacTTTAACATTGAATGATTGTGTGTTGGCGTCAAGGCCTACTTACACTTAGATAGACATTCGGCAGTTGAAAGGAAGGATCCCGCTCGAGAAGAATTGATCGCGCCACGGCACTCTGGATCTGCAGGAACGTTTCGTTGTAGTAGTTGGCAGGATATCCACCATCGTCACGCTCGTACTGACGTGCCCCGGACACCTGAAACTGCGGAAACATTCGCTCCGTCTGCCAGTTGTTCCAGAACTCCGATCCGGTCTCACGGAAGGTTCGCATTTCGCTCGGATATCTTAACGACATTATCGTCTGCTCTGGGAGTTGCGATAAAGTCTGTtgatggggaaaaaaacaaatggttaTAACAGGTATTGATTGTCTATATCACTTTTTCAAATGGCCTTTTCTACTACTTACAGCGTAAGCATCCGGAAACTCTACCCCCGCCAGCACATTGTTCGTCTGGAGGTGAGCCTGCATGGTCTGGGCGTTGGGAAACGGACGAATCTCTAGGCTTTCGTCCAGCTGCAGCGCCGAACGCTGgataatgttctgcagcatcGCATTCTCCGGTGAGTATGCAATGGCGTAAATAATCGGTGGATCTATTTCTGGGTTAAGCCTGTAAAAAAACGGACGGGACATTTGTAGAGAGGATGCTCTCACACCGTATTCAGACCATCCACTTACCTCAAATGGGAGATGGTATTTAGCTCGAGTGGATTGAAGATGGTAGGCTCCGTGAATTCCTCCGAGTCCACTAATCCACGGATCAGTATGAGAAGAACGCAGGCCAATACCGGTATAAGGATCTCGAACAACGTTTGCAGGTAGTGCCGTTTGGTGATGATCCAGTTTTTCCACAGGAGCAAGACGAACTTGCCCCAGCGTGAGGTGCTCATTTTTGGTTTCTTGTCGTTTACTTATTGTGTTAAATGAGCTGCAATCAACAGAGGGTTTTCATTTGGAATGTTTCTCTAGTATGGAAtaggaagacaaaaaaaaacccggagcAACTGATCATAGTagcttttcttttaaaaatcataATCCATTCATCATTACAAGGGGCACGATTCTCCAACGTTCGCGTCCTACAATTTCTTTACGCAAGCGTATAAATCCCGCCTGAAACACCAGTCACAGCTGCAAATCTCCGCAATTTATCTTTATCGGAAACGCTCAGCCGATCCTGATAAGAATCGCTATCGCCAGCTGGGCTTAGTGTCCCTCACGGGTTTGTTGCGTTTTGCGTGACAATGACTTTGAGGTTCCGCGGATGTTTGGTGATGATTTTGCACTTTCCAATCGCAAACGGAATTGGGGGTACGCGATGAGACACCTCCCTTACAGAATTTGTAGCTTTATCCAGGGCTATGTGGGTGTGTATCAGTATGTGGCAATCGCATGGTGAGTCAAATGGTGCTAGAAAACACTAGAATTCAAACGCGTAAAACCGTTGAGTGGACGGAAACGTTTCCAACAAGGGTTATTGACCGTAACACTTGTAACAGTCCTTATCCGGGTGATTGGCACAAGTAGATTCTCAACATGGTTTCTAGTACCATCTCCAAGTAGTAGTAGGAAAGTCAACTTATTTTAACTAACATCACAAAGATACGAGCACACGACCGAGTTGGAGACTTATGTAAAATAGTTCTATTTATTTCCCGAAAACTTGACCCTTTACATACTGTTCTTagtgggaagaaaattgaGCCGTTTCCATTTATTTGTCTTCTATTCTTTCAGCTTTCCACTGGTAATCCATTTGTATGAATAATCAATACTGGTTAACCTGGTTTAACCACCACACTTCCGTGTGCAAATCACAATAAATGGCACAGGTCAAGTCCTTTAACTCTGAACCCACGTTGTCTCTCGTTCGGTGTCCTAAATCCACTGGAATCAATACACGTTAACAGGTACCACCTGTTCACTGTCCTAACGTTCAGAGTTCATGGTCAAATGTTACGGTAGTTCCTCACCGGACACCCGGTGGCCCGAATCCTGGTTGGATGAATATAATTATCCATAATCATTCACCAGCGTAGCGTAGGCCGTTTCCGGTGGTTCATATCGATGTCAGAAACTAATGGTTCTCGAATGCCATAATGGCCAACAATCAAGCGCATACCACAGCTTTTCACACCCTTCCTTAACACCTGGTGGCATGGTTCCCGTGCGTTAGAAATATAGAACTCACCTCGAAAGCAACCAGTGAAAGTGGATGTGCTCCAATGCACTCGAAATACACTTGCCTTTTTCCctggcacaaacacacacacgcgcacggcGAAACGAACTTGATTCCTGCCGAGCAGGGAGGTCCTTCCGAGCGCTCCGAGCGAAGTCGATAAACTGAAATCTTTTGCCGCCGATCGGTGGACATTTATCAAACTTATCCGTTACCGGCGCCCGATGGGAGTGTGGGAACTGACATCCGACATAGAAAACCCCTGGTCGCGATAACGGTTGGCCGTTCTGTGGGGGAAAAGAAGGGAGCCTTATTCATTCATCGAACGGTACGGAACAGAATTGAGCCGTAGGGATTAATGATAGCGAATATCATAAATGATTCACCTGCCACAAGTTATGAGTAGTTGGAAGTTGGAGTATCCGGTGGaatgatggaagaaaaaaaagcggaaTGCTTTTGCGTGTGCTTGTAAACGTTACTGTATTCTATGGCGAAAAAATCGAACACCCTTTTATCAGGTACAGGTGCCGGCGGGTACACGAAAAGGGGGCACTTACTAAGTGCAGATTAACTTAAACTTAGGCTACTGGAAATGGGAGTCGAGTGGAACTAGTTATCATCGGTAACTCGCTGGTACTTGGTGAAGAACAGGAACACTTGCTCGAGTGACGTCTGCCCCAGTGCGTAGTCTTCGATGTCAAGTGTTCGTTTGGCCTCCTCCATCAGCCCGAACATGGTGGACCACTTCAACTCGGACTGGGTGATGTGATAGGTAAGCGAGTCGTGATACTCTTCCCTGTTTGGATAAGAGATTGAGAAGAATGAATACAGGCCTATGGCTTTTCGACAGCGTGTTACTTACTTTAGTACAGCCTGGGAGAAGTTACGTGCCACAAAGTCCTTCACCGGATCGGCATTTGCCGGCGACCCATCTCCCGTGCGGTTCAGTTTGATTGTCAAAAAGTATCCCTTGGAGAACTTATTCTTCAGGTGCTGCGTTGAACCGAGGCACTTAAACTCCCCGTTCACCATGATGGCCAATCGGGTGCAGAGCGCTTCGCACTCCTCCATACTGTGCGACGTGAGGACGATTGACTTGCCGGCCTTCTTCACGTTGATTATCACATTCCACAGGTGTCGTTTCGCACCCGGATCCATACCGGTGGTCGGTTCATCCAGATACACGACGGCCGGGTTCGCTAGGAGTGCGAGAGCGGTGCTCAGCTTTCGCTTATTACCACCACTGTACTCCTTCACGCGCTTATCAATGTGCTTCATGAAGTTTAAATCCCCGGCGAGGCGGATCGTCTCGTGACCAATCTCGTGCTTGGGGATGCCTCTAAGCAGGGCAAATATTTTCATCGTTTCCCTGCCGGTTAGATCCTCCAGGAGAGCGTCAAACTGGGGACAGTATCCGATGACCTTGTGCACCTGGTTGAGGCTACTCTTCAGGCTGATACCCTTCACCCAGGCTTCGCCGGCCGAGATGTTTTCGTCACCCGTCAGCATCTTGAAGGTGGAAGTCTTGCCGGCCCCGTTGACACCGAGCAGACCGAAACACTCCGAGCCGTCGACGGACACGCTGAGTTGATTGACTGCCAGGAACTTTCCGTAGTACTTGGTCAGCTCGCTGACGATCAGGTTGGAGTTTCCGATCTCCGCGTTCGAGAGACCCTTCACGCGATTCTTCTCCCGCCACACATCGTCGTCCATGGTGGAGTCCTCGCTGAGTGGTGCCAACTCAGCCGTGCGTTGCCTACGACGTTTGAATATCCGCTCGATCACCCGGAACTCGATGCCCATGAGGATGAGGAACCCTACCATTCCCACAACACCCATGTACATCAGCTGCCTGTTGATGCCGGTATTTTCCCACGAGAAGATATTCGTGTCGCAGCACTGGGGCAAAAGGGAGCAGATATACTCAGCCGAACAGAGTGCGGTCGTGTCCTCCGTGCACTGCTCCCTGCAAACCGTTTCGGTAGTCGAGAGCACGTTGATATTGCTCAAGCTCTGGCTCAGCGAAAACAGTGGGAATATCATAAACGCCCACTCGAGCCCATTGGCAACGTCGCTCAGGTCAAAGGCGTCAAACTTGAGGAGGAACACGGCCGTAAAGAAGATCGTCCCGCTAAATATGTTCACTATCATCATCTTGACAAAGCCGGTCGCCGGTACCTCGAACCAGAACGAGAACAGATAGGTCACCGGAAGGAAAGCGATGCCAAACACTATCAGCACCAAGAACACCCGGCCGAGCTCTTCGAAGGTGGCCCATCCTTCCTCCTGGAAGACGGCCAGCGTGATGATGTAGAGCAGCGCCGTGATGACGTACGTCATAAAGTCCCacaagaatgagacgatccagAACGTGAACACGTTGATACCGCTGACAAATTGCAGCAACTTGGCCCGGCTCGTTCGCTCCTTGATGTAGAACATGATGTACAGTGCGGCAATGAACGACATCGCAAAGCCGGTGTTGAACGAAATCTGGAATCCGAGATTGTTACCCGCTTCCAGTTGAGTGAACTAAGGGGAAGTAAAGAGTGCGATAGAAGGTTGTAAATATATTACATATATAACCACTTACCCTCGTTTCCGCCTTAAACGGTAACGGTTTGTTGATGATCGTGATCTCATAGGCCGCATTGATCGACTTGATCATCGCATTGTACATGAAGTTCAACGCTAGTGGGGCCGTATGGAAGCCTGTCGGATTCCACCAAACGGTGTGGTTCGTGTTGGTTATCGATGCGGCCGCCATATACTCGCGATTAACTTGACCAATATTTGCGACCGACTGTAGGTGAATAAGGAAATATACAATGTTGCATCTACAAACCCGATATTATAtggttttaagaaggacttaCCAACTCTAGGATGCGCTCTGTCATATTCTTCTCAGTAACTTCCAGCCGATGGTTACCCGGCAAGCCTCTGAATACCGCTCGATATCCATCGATGAACGGACTCGAGGTGGCCGTCGCTTCCAAGATCGTATTGGTTGCACTGTAGTTATACACACTGATCGGTATCGGTGGGAGATCGGTTTGTCCCGGGAAAGTGCGCACGATAATCACGGTCACGATGACGAAGTAGATCGGAATCCAGGCCTGAACCAGCATCTGTATCCAGCTACGCTTGGTGGAGATGTACTTCTTCAGGAACATGGCAAACAGTTGATTCCAAACCAAATTGGAACCATCCAATAGGGGCGCCGTATCGCTGGTCGTATCGAGGGTAACGGTGGACGAATGATTAAACCCGTTGGTGTCTAGGATTCCATCATCGTGACCCGATTTTTGATCCAACGCATACGAGTCACTGCCAACGCGCAAGAACACTTCCTCGAGGGTGGTCAACGAAATACCGTAACTGGTGATACCGCACTGCTCCACATTGTCTTCGAGATCACGCAACAGATCCTGGAAAACGGCCGTATAGTTTTCGTTTAGCACGTACGACAACTCCGAACCGATGTCCGTGTCAATGTCGATGTTGGGAATGTGCTTCCGAAGAAGTCCTGTAAGCGTTCCACGATCACAATTCGCTCCCTTCACACAGATCAGTCGATATCCAACGCCGAATCGTTTCTTCAAGAAGAACGATGAACCGCACGCCTTCAACTCTCCCTCGGCCATGATCGCGATTCGGTCGCCGAGGATATCCGCTTCATCCATGAAGTGCGTCGAGAGCAGAATGGTGCGCCCTTGTTTTTCCTTGATCAACAGATCCCAAAGGGCACGACGTGCCGATGGATCCATGCCGGAGGTCGGTTCATCACAGAGCACCACCTTCGATCCTCCGCAGAGCGCTATGCCAACCGAGAGCTTCCGCTTCATGCCACCCGAAAGTGTGTGTGACTGTTTGTTCAGCTTGTCTTCCAGCTCGAGCAGTTGGACGTAGTGTCGAATCTCGTCCTTGATCTTGTTCCTCGGGACACCCTTCAAGCGGGCGAAGAATTCGATATGCTCGGCGACGGTCATCTCGTTGAAGAGCACGTTGTGCTGTGGACACAGACCTAAGGACCCACGTACCGCATCAATGTTGTTCCGTATGTCATACCCGTTTACTATGGCCGTGCCGGACGAGGGGGAAAACATCCCCGTAAGCATCGACATGGTGGTCGTCTTGCCGGCGCCATTGTGTCCCAGCAGTACCGTGATCTGGTCTTCGTACATGTTCAAGTTCAACCCCTGAACGGCTGCCTTTTTCTTACTGAACTCTTTGCGTAGCTTGCGAATCTGAATGCCGGCATACTTGCCATCCGGTTCCCGTTCCACATTATCACCCTCCATGTTGCTAACATCCGCCGGAATCGTTTCGGCCTTCTGCTGGGCGTCTTTACACCAGAACTTTTTCGTATACAGGAAATACCACGGCTCGGCGATTCCGAAATCTCCCGGGAACACCTTCTCGACGTAGAGTGCAATCATTAGGTAGATGATGGCATCAGCCAACAGCATCAGCATGGTGTCTCCAACGGAGAAGTCATCATCCACCGATACCGGGTCGAACAGGTTAGACCACTGCAGACCCGTGGCCGTACCCTCGTGTCGCATCATGAGCATGAACCCGAACGACATGGCCGAGTTGGAGAACAGGCAGATGGCCACCTTTGCACCCGCCGTCATATCGTCGTAATTCGAGAACGCAATATTGTACGGGACGATCAGGATGAACCACAGTAGGCCGGCAATGCCTGCTGCAATGTTAGCCTTCGAGAAGAACGTGCTCACCATGAAGCAGAAGCAGATCGTTGTGATGCTGAACACGAACAGGTAGAACCAAACGACCGTCCACTCCGCGTACTCGAAGATGGCCAGgtcggtgttggtggtgatgtTAACGCACAGCAGGACCACGATCAGTGAGATTGATATAATCAGTAGCACCAAACACTTCACAAACCACGCCGACCAGTGCAGCCAGCTCGGCAATCCCATGATCTTCATGGCCTCCTTAAGCTGCTTCTCCTTCTCTACCGTGATGTACTTAACCGTGTTGATGGCAGTATAGAAGAATGCGATTACTACAATCAGTGGCAGGAGATTTTCGAAGCCCGTCAGCAGCGGATCACTGTAGTACGGTGGATATGGGAATCTCTGAAATTGGAAATtggaaatattaaatttagtGACGAAAGTGAAGATTTTTAGTTATAGTAAAGCTTACATTGAGATAAACTTCCGGCAACTGAATCGTCGGATCGCGCTCCAAAATGAGAGCCCTCGAAACTGCACTCTGTACCGCGATGAAGGACTCGTTGTAGTAGTTCGCTGGATAACCTCCATCGTCGCGCTCGCGCTCCCGTGCGCCAGCTATTTGGAACGCCGGGAACATCAACTCCGTAGCCCAGTTGGCCCAGAATGCGGTGAAATCGTCCTGCAGCGTACGCATCTCTCCCGGGAATCGTATCGACACGGTAATGTTGTCCGGAAGCTGGTTCAAATTGCCGTAACTCTCCGGAAATTCAACACCGGCGATCGAGTAGTTTAGGCGGAAGAAATTTTCCATCGAATGTGCGTTTGGATACCCGGCCAGCTCGATCGGTTCCTGGATATGCTCGACCGCTCTTTGCATGATCCTGTCCGTCAGCGGCGACTGTGGACTGTACGCCAGCAGCAACGTGAACGGAGGTGTGATGTTGGGATTTAGCTCGGGTCTGCAAGGTAAGCAAATCATTACTTGGTCTGGACGAATATACTTCTCCACGAAACGTTCCGTATGGATTACTTACAGCATGTGCCGAATGGTGTTCGTCTCTAGCGGATTCCACGTGGTCGGCTCATCGTACACATCGGCATCGACAAGCCCTCGCACTACAATCAACACCACGCAGGCGATGACGGGAATCAATATCTCGAACAGTGTCTGCACGTAATGGCGCTTCTGGATGATCCAATTCTTCCATAGCAGCAGGATAAACTTATCCCAGCTGGAGGTGGCCATCGTCGCCTTATCTGCGGGGCATACAACAGATCACATGCGTCAATAAGGAGGTGTTCCGTCAACAATGGCACTGACTTGGCCGTTTTGCCGCAGTCGCCTTCTTTTCTTCGCTCTCCTTTCGATTTCACGCGAGCTATTTTAACGGCACAAAATCAACAAATGTAACACCCTCGATTGATTAAGCTTTATCACGCTCGGTTTATCAACACTGCAGCTATCACCATCATAAATTGAGCTGTAATCTAAAACACATTACGACGGCAAACGTGTATCGTTGATCCATGAATGATGAGCCCGTTATAACAATCACTCCCAAAGGCCGTGTACTAGGTAACTAAGCTTATTGGAAATCATGTTCagtccttcttctttttttaaacagagATTTCTGCAGCGTCTCACAGATTGCATAATGAAGTTTTTGCCCTGAACTAACAAGTTCTGAAAAACTCATTAATTTTGGTTATTGT from Anopheles coustani chromosome 3, idAnoCousDA_361_x.2, whole genome shotgun sequence harbors:
- the LOC131259060 gene encoding phospholipid-transporting ATPase ABCA3-like codes for the protein MATSSWDKFILLLWKNWIIQKRHYVQTLFEILIPVIACVVLIVVRGLVDADVYDEPTTWNPLETNTIRHMLPELNPNITPPFTLLLAYSPQSPLTDRIMQRAVEHIQEPIELAGYPNAHSMENFFRLNYSIAGVEFPESYGNLNQLPDNITVSIRFPGEMRTLQDDFTAFWANWATELMFPAFQIAGARERERDDGGYPANYYNESFIAVQSAVSRALILERDPTIQLPEVYLNRFPYPPYYSDPLLTGFENLLPLIVVIAFFYTAINTVKYITVEKEKQLKEAMKIMGLPSWLHWSAWFVKCLVLLIISISLIVVLLCVNITTNTDLAIFEYAEWTVVWFYLFVFSITTICFCFMVSTFFSKANIAAGIAGLLWFILIVPYNIAFSNYDDMTAGAKVAICLFSNSAMSFGFMLMMRHEGTATGLQWSNLFDPVSVDDDFSVGDTMLMLLADAIIYLMIALYVEKVFPGDFGIAEPWYFLYTKKFWCKDAQQKAETIPADVSNMEGDNVEREPDGKYAGIQIRKLRKEFSKKKAAVQGLNLNMYEDQITVLLGHNGAGKTTTMSMLTGMFSPSSGTAIVNGYDIRNNIDAVRGSLGLCPQHNVLFNEMTVAEHIEFFARLKGVPRNKIKDEIRHYVQLLELEDKLNKQSHTLSGGMKRKLSVGIALCGGSKVVLCDEPTSGMDPSARRALWDLLIKEKQGRTILLSTHFMDEADILGDRIAIMAEGELKACGSSFFLKKRFGVGYRLICVKGANCDRGTLTGLLRKHIPNIDIDTDIGSELSYVLNENYTAVFQDLLRDLEDNVEQCGITSYGISLTTLEEVFLRVGSDSYALDQKSGHDDGILDTNGFNHSSTVTLDTTSDTAPLLDGSNLVWNQLFAMFLKKYISTKRSWIQMLVQAWIPIYFVIVTVIIVRTFPGQTDLPPIPISVYNYSATNTILEATATSSPFIDGYRAVFRGLPGNHRLEVTEKNMTERILELSVANIGQVNREYMAAASITNTNHTVWWNPTGFHTAPLALNFMYNAMIKSINAAYEITIINKPLPFKAETRFTQLEAGNNLGFQISFNTGFAMSFIAALYIMFYIKERTSRAKLLQFVSGINVFTFWIVSFLWDFMTYVITALLYIITLAVFQEEGWATFEELGRVFLVLIVFGIAFLPVTYLFSFWFEVPATGFVKMMIVNIFSGTIFFTAVFLLKFDAFDLSDVANGLEWAFMIFPLFSLSQSLSNINVLSTTETVCREQCTEDTTALCSAEYICSLLPQCCDTNIFSWENTGINRQLMYMGVVGMVGFLILMGIEFRVIERIFKRRRQRTAELAPLSEDSTMDDDVWREKNRVKGLSNAEIGNSNLIVSELTKYYGKFLAVNQLSVSVDGSECFGLLGVNGAGKTSTFKMLTGDENISAGEAWVKGISLKSSLNQVHKVIGYCPQFDALLEDLTGRETMKIFALLRGIPKHEIGHETIRLAGDLNFMKHIDKRVKEYSGGNKRKLSTALALLANPAVVYLDEPTTGMDPGAKRHLWNVIINVKKAGKSIVLTSHSMEECEALCTRLAIMVNGEFKCLGSTQHLKNKFSKGYFLTIKLNRTGDGSPANADPVKDFVARNFSQAVLKEEYHDSLTYHITQSELKWSTMFGLMEEAKRTLDIEDYALGQTSLEQVFLFFTKYQRVTDDN
- the LOC131259061 gene encoding phospholipid-transporting ATPase ABCA3-like — its product is MSTSRWGKFVLLLWKNWIITKRHYLQTLFEILIPVLACVLLILIRGLVDSEEFTEPTIFNPLELNTISHLRLNPEIDPPIIYAIAYSPENAMLQNIIQRSALQLDESLEIRPFPNAQTMQAHLQTNNVLAGVEFPDAYATLSQLPEQTIMSLRYPSEMRTFRETGSEFWNNWQTERMFPQFQVSGARQYERDDGGYPANYYNETFLQIQSAVARSILLERDPSFQLPNVYLSRYPYPPFYSDVLLTGLENLLPLIIVIAFFYTAINTVKYITVEKEKQLKEAMKIMGLSSWLHWTAWFVKCIALLLISISIITVMLCVSITSNTDLAIFTFSDWFAIWFYLFVYSLATIMFCFMVSTFFSKANTASGIAGLLWFVFVMPYNIAFSNYDTMSLSAKLALCLFHNSGMSFGLMLIMRHEGTTNGLQWSNMFDPVTVDDDLSVGATMMMMLTDAVIYLVIALYVEKVFPGEYGVAEPWYFPVTKKFWTNKVVPNDDPADGQAPDSETNNIEPEPVGKHAGIRIKGLQKVFNKTKVAVKGLHLSMFEDQITVLLGHNGAGKTTTMSMLTGVFSPTGGTALINDCDIRTNIEGARKSLGLCPQHNVLFNEMTVAEHIRFFARLKGVERKDIPKEIDHYVSVLQLEDKRHAQSHTLSGGMKRKLAVGVALCGGSKVVFCDEPTSGMDPTARRALWDLLIQEKKGRTILLSTHFMDEADILGDRIAIMADGELKAAGSSFFLKKRFGVGYRLICVKDDGCETARVTSLMRQHIPNIVEDTDIGTELSYVLDDSYTALFQPLLQNLENHSASLGITSYGISLTTLEEVFLRVGSDSYALDKKPHEDIPAQPYALEPSNGSTVTLTLDQPDQYKLLTGYPLLANQLQAMLLKKAIATKRSWIAMLVQIFIPIFFVIMTVVIVRSFPDSLALPPLPIGFDSYDTTVTVLEGTSTVQTSVIQAYQQLFEGADSSRSLITITEPMVDYILHRYDQNLPQVNNEFMVGASITPTNHTIWFNAQGFHSAPLAMNTFYNAMLRSVCAQCSILLTNHPLPFRPETRFTQLQAGNNMGFQLAFNTGFAMAFVAALYIMFYIKERVSRSKLLQFVSGANVLLYWLVSFVWDFMTFFVTVMFYVAVLAAFQEDGWSSGEEIGRVILIMVVFGFAFLPLTYLLSFAFDIPASGFVKVMILNIFTGTIFFMTVFLLLFDGFDLTEVAEGMEWAFMIFPLFALSHSLSNMNIAVATQQVCDSQCELIPNCTPELLCQLFSQCCNTEIFTFERTGISRNLMYLFVVGLICFLLLMFFEYRVFARIFRRKTKTAAPPSEADDIDSDVRAEKLRVRSLTDGEIAANNLVLRDVTKYYKKFLAVNQLSLAVEHSQCFGLLGVNGAGKTTTFKMMTGDEGISYGQAWVNGISLNSSMNEVHRRIGYCPQFDALIDDLTGRETLRIFALLRGIPKGEIATLSNRLAGELNFGKHIDKLTKAYSGGNKRKLSTALALMGDPAVVYLDEPTTGMDPGARRQLWDVVCKERAAGKAIVLTSHSMEECEALCTRLAIMVNGEFKCLGSTQHLKNKFSNGYFLTIKLKRTEVANVDRIADVKQYIVERFPQAELKEEYLESVTYQIPSENTRWSTMFGIMENAKKVLDIEDYALGQTSLEQVFLYFTKFQRQTD